TGCAAAATTACCTTTCACTGTCAAGGTCATAAAACGTCCAGATCTGAATTCCTAATACATGATGGTGCTCTAAGTAGCTCCCCACATCCATTCATTCACATTTTTAGCAGAACAGTAATTTCCTGTCATTGTTAACACAGAGCTAGTCTCTTGGGAGTAATATCAATGGTCATGCAAATCTTTCGGGCGTTTTCCGCCATTTGCTCTTTATCATCTTATACAATGTTTTCCGAAACTGTGATATACCCTCTGCGTGAGTTTATTAACTATTTATTAATATTGGCTGGCATTTCCTTTTCAGGGGAATGCTTGATGGACAAGCCCCAGAATCCCATACAGCTCCCATCGGATCTCCCTGGTACCTTGTATGATGCCAACCGGCAGTGCCAGTTCACTTTTGGGGAGGAGTCCAAACACTGCCCTGATGCAGCCAGCACGTGCGCCACCTTGTGGTGCACTGGTACCTCTGGTGGCCTGCTGGTATGCCAGACCAAACATTTCCCTTGGGCGGACGGCACCAGCTGCGGAGAAGGGAAATGGTGTGTCAACGGCAAGTGTGTGAACCAAACCGACAAGAAGCATTTTGATGTGAGTTTTTCTACCGAAACACATTTACACTCCTTTgaaattgagaattaaaaataacaaagtgaTGCCCAAAGATCGCATTCCAGACACCTCCATCTGTGTCCTTTCGTGGGAATGCAAGATAGCTTATTTTTAGAATTGACTCACTGgcctgtatttttctctttgaccTTCTAAAAGTTCTCGGTAGACAAGCCTAATGCTGGTGGTATGTGTCTCCGTTTAGACACCCATTCATGGaagctgggggctgtgggggccctggggagaatgttccagaacctGCGGTGGAGGAGTTCAGTACACAATGAGGGAATGTGACAATCCAGTCCCGAAGAATGGAGGGAAGTACTGCGAAGGAAAGCGAGTGCGCTACAGGTCATGTAACATCGAGGACTGTCCAGATAACAGTGGTGAGTAGCAGTGGGCTCTGACCCCTAGAGGTGGGGTGAAAAAGATGTGCCTATAACAGAAGCTTTGAAATTGGAAGCCGGTAATGTCATCCTGTCTCTTTCCAGGAAAAACCTTTAGAGAGGAACAATGTGAGGCTCACAATGAGTTTTCAAAAGCTTCCTTTGGGAGTGGGCCGGCAGTGGAGTGGACGCCCAAGTATGCTGGCGTTTCGCCGAAGGACAGATGCAAACTCATCTGTCAAGCCAAAGGCATTGGTTACTTCTTCGTTTTGCAGCCCAAGGTACTTTCTACCACACTTACTTTTTGCCTAAGAGCTCAGGCCACAGCTTGCTGTGCAATCTTCGACacactttcttattttatatattagcaTATTCAATTTCAAATTCAGACTCCTTTTCCTGTATAGACCTTGGCGACTGCCTGCTTTGAGTTTGTTATGTCCATTTAGGAATCAAAGCTTAAGTCCAGCACTTAAAATTGCTGCAGTTGCTTAGACGTACTCCTTTATACACAAAGAAACACCGTTTGACAAATCAGGTGTGAGCCAGGGTTCACATACAGCTCGTGGTtagataaattatttattaacataGCAACCAGCAGTTTTAGATAATCATTTTGGAATGGTCCAAAGTACTTGTTTCTGGACCCTGGACCAGCAGTGACACTTGCAAAAAAGACTTAATGCGATGGAGCTCTGAGCTTTGACAATTTTTATGTTTGAGAGCATATATTGAGCAAAGAGAAGCGTCATTTCTTTTGCTATCCTAATGAAGGGATAAGGCTGGCTCTGAAATACAAAATGAAGCTAATTTGGTTGAGATTATCATTTGTTGTTAGCACCGAGGCTGTGAAAATATTCCTAGGTTGCAGACTCAACATTCAAGAAATGTTTTATGAAGCACCTGCTATTGCCACCTATTATTCTAGTCACTGTAGCTGTAGCAGCAAACAAATTGACCAAGATCCCTACTTTCATTAAATATAGATACAGAATAGATAGGCCAACAATCAatcaaagcacttttttttttcttttaagtttgtacattattctgggaaaaaaaaaaaaagccaagagaaCACTAAGGTGAGACATGTGGGACATGTGTGGATAGTTCTACTTTCCTTAGCAGGGTTGGGAAAACAGAGAGGAAAAGCTGAGAGATACTGTAATAAGGTCTCTTCCCTTGCTAGTATATAACACCAGACACCTGTTCTTTCATTTGCAGGTTGTGGATGGCACTCCTTGTAGTCCAGATTCCACCTCTGTCTGTGTACAAGGGCAGTGTGTAAAAGCTGGCTGTGATCGCATCATAGACTCCAAAAAGAAGTTTGATAAATGTGGTATTTGTGGAGGAAATGGATCTACATGCAAGAAAATATCGGGATCTGTTACTAGTGCAAAGTGAGTTTTTAAGCACATTCAGAAATCGTATCATTCAGCTGCATGCACCTTTTTACAggtctgggggtggggaatgTATTAGAAATGAGTAGCacgtttttaaataattaatcagCCAATGAGAGATTTCTATCTATTTTCCTTGCATATAGACCTGGATATCATGATATTGTCACAATCCCAACTGGAGCCACAAACATTGAAGTCAAACAGCGGAATCAGAGGGGATCCAGAAACAATGGAAGCTTTCTTGCCATCAAAGCCGCCGATGGCACATACATCCTGAACGGCGACTTCACTCTCTCCACTTTAGAGCAAGATATTACGTACAAAGGTGTCGTCCTGAGATACAGCGGCTCCTCTGCAGCGCTGGAAAGAATCCGCAGCTTTAGCCCTCTCAAAGAGCCCTTAACCATCCAGGTTCTCACAGTGGGCAATGCCCTCCGGCCTAAAATTAAATACACATACTTtgtgaagaagaagaaggaatctTTCAATGCTATCCCCACTTTTTCAGAGTGGGTCATTGAAGAGTGGGGCGAATGCTCTAAGTCCTGTGGAACGGGTTGGCAGAGGAGACTTGTGGAATGTCGAGACATCCACGGGCAGCCTGCTGCCGAGTGTGCCAAGGAGGTGAAGCCagacagcaccaggccctgcgCGGAAGTGCCTTGCCCACGTTGGCAGCTGGGGGATTGGTCACCATGTTCCAAGACTTGTGGGAAAGGTTACAAAAAGAGAACCTTGAAGTGTCTGTCCCACGACGGAGGGGTGCTCTCGCATGAGAGCTGCGATCCCTTAAAGAAACCTAAACATTATATAGACTTTTGCACGGTGGCAGAGTGCAGTTAAGTGGGGCCAGTTTTAAGGGAAAGGCAGGGTGGAAGGGCTGAGATGGGGGAATCAATAGGGCTGGATGGATCCAATGTAACCTGGTGACCAGTGAGGTGTGTGGGTAACGGGGAGTATAGACGTAGGGAGAGAAGGAGTTAGATCATCAGAATAGCCTTCCAGTTACACATTTCATAGGCTAGTTAATGAGGATTATTAATGTCCGAGCAAAGATAGATGAGTAGTATGATAACGCCCCAgggcattatttttattatttcttctgttaCATCGATTGCaagtttttgaaaaatggaaCAATTGTCAAAATAAGTAAGAAGTCTTACAACACGCGTTTCTTGGTACTGATTAAATACTTTATGAGGTTGGGAgatgaaaagcaaaagaaagatgAGATTTTATTAGAAGACACGGCTTACTTTACCTCACTTGTAGTAGAGGGTCAGAGGAGCACAGACAGGACAGGAGACCAGCGCTGCTCACGGCCGCTAGGGTTTCAGAGCATGGTTAACCACTTTTCTCCAGAGTTAGGACTTCAGATAGTTCAACAAGAGAGAAAACCCTCAGCAACGTGAAATGACTCAAGTGGCTTTGTCTTGACCTTCTGGTACCATCTCAGTCTGCATTTGTGTAATTCATTTCAAGGAAGAAGCAGTTCCGTGTATTTATGAAAGTACATTAAGTctacaatggcaaaaaaaaaaaaaaaaaaaaaaagcagcaacatAGTAGATGCTGGAAAAAGCTAGAAGAGGCACAATGCATTTGGTACTTCTGACCTTACTTCCCTCCTTATGGAAGCCTACTTTGGAGACATGGAGGTGAAAACACAATTTGTGTCTCAACAAAGTTAGTAAGATTGGACAAAAATGATGGAATGCCAGAAAAAGAATGGGGTGTACAGAGCAGGGTCCCACAGGTTTGGGGACATTAAGATCACTTGTCTCTTGTGGGGAGGCAGCTGAGGGGTAGCAGGTCCATCCCCAGCAGCTAGTTCAACAGTCTTATCCTGGTGAATGTCTGTTCAGCTCTTCTACTAAGAGAGAATATGACTTTTTTCCATGTGTATATAGTAAAATATGTTACTATAAATTATATGTACTTTATAAGTATTGGTTTGGTGTTCCTTCTAAGAAGGACTATAGTTTGTTAATAAATGCCTataataacatatttatttttatacatttatttctaaTGATAAAACTTTTAAGTTATATCGCTTTTGTAAAAGTGCATATAAAATAGAGTATTTATACAATATATGTTACTAGATATAATAAAAGAACACtttctgaatgtgtgtgtgtgtgcatgtgtgtatttattttctgaaatgggGATTAATTCTTGGGAGGGAAATCTCAGAATgtgaagatagatttttttttcttaaattccttGGAAATGAGATTTGGTTCTAATGAAATATACTCCACATATCCTTGGTTTATGAAATGCTAAAAAGAAAGGAATCTATGATACTTTAGTGATAGATAAAGTTATAACTAATGTATCTAACAGTCTgaaggtactttgaaaagtttgagaagaaaaataagcttattttgctgcaaaattttttgaagtccatgaaTAGTTtaatcataatacacattttccacgacCGTTTTGAAGACTGTTGTATGCATGGGGTTCAAaaatttttatgccaaaataaacttatctttaaattctattttccatgaaggttttaaaaatatcctcATAAATATTCCATGGTTGGCAGAATTTTCCTGGAAAGAGCCAGTTAGTAATTCTCCTATATACCACTCTCTGGTTCATACCACCTCTGTCAGCTACTCATTGTGCTGctatatttaaaagtatatttaaacACCATAAATGTATAGTCATGCctgtgttccaataaagctttattcaTAGAAACAGACTCAGATTTGTTCTGTGGGCTTAGTTTTCTGTGCCCTAATGTGGACCATACATAAGTCATGGGTGGggaactttttttctgccaaaggccatttggataatcacaacatcattcatgggccttGAAAAGCTATCAGTTTAAAAACCGGCCTGCTGTAGATTTGCTGAATTTTTGACGCAGGCTTACAAACACCTTGGCAGTGCCAGACCAAATGATGTCTGGGAACTTATATTGCCCGTGGGCCAGACGTTCTCTACTTCTGATTAAATGGATAGATGGTGAGGTTCTGGGTGCTTTCTGAATTTCTACCGCTTCTCAATTATATTACTTAGGTAAAACTATGTGAAGGTATTTAAGCTATTGAGTAGACAATGACGCCTCATAAGTTACATTTGGGATAGATATACATGGTGAGTCACTCTCTCCAAATGTTTCACTTGCTCATCAGGAATACCAGACATGGTTTGGAGAAACTTGGAAACACCCAGGCATCTGGGTAGTCTTGtaaatcattatattttaaatcacAAATGGTACATTAATGACTTTAAAAGTTCATACTGCTTCCAAAATAACTATATATTTTTGAGGAAACACTTCGTTtcctggaaaatatatattatgtggtTAACCAcagacatttttgttttcatgaaattttacattttgacCCTTTTTTTCACCCTctgtaaaatagaataaaataatgtaCTAATTTCAGATTCAGAAGGTAACTTCAAAGTTACCCTCAGAGT
Above is a genomic segment from Lepus europaeus isolate LE1 chromosome 2, mLepTim1.pri, whole genome shotgun sequence containing:
- the ADAMTS1 gene encoding A disintegrin and metalloproteinase with thrombospondin motifs 1 encodes the protein MQRAVPERPQRRTPGSSMGNAERAQRSWRSQPAPKLLLLAAAAALLAVPGALGRPAEEDEELVLPALDRAQPPGTTRLSLDAFGRRLHLELQPDRGFLAPGFTLQTVGRRPAPEAPGLDPAGDLAHCFYSGTVNGDPSSAAALSLCEGVRGAFYLQGEEYIIQPAPAAGTEHLSASAAAGEKSPAQPQFHLLRRRRRGGGGVKCGVVDKETLPEGGAGLEGEEPGVQWPPRGQVPERAGQPTGTGSVRKKRFVSSPRYVETMLVADQSMAEFHGSGLKHYLLTLFSVAARLYKHPSIRNSISLVVVKILVIYEEQKGPEVTSNAALTLRNFCNWQKQHNPPSERDAEHYDTTILFTRQDLCGAQTCDTLGMADVGTVCDPGRSCSVIEDDGLQAAFTTAHELGHVFNMPHDDAKQCASLNGMNRDSHMMASMLSNLDRSQPWSPCSAYMITSFLDNGHGECLMDKPQNPIQLPSDLPGTLYDANRQCQFTFGEESKHCPDAASTCATLWCTGTSGGLLVCQTKHFPWADGTSCGEGKWCVNGKCVNQTDKKHFDTPIHGSWGLWGPWGECSRTCGGGVQYTMRECDNPVPKNGGKYCEGKRVRYRSCNIEDCPDNSGKTFREEQCEAHNEFSKASFGSGPAVEWTPKYAGVSPKDRCKLICQAKGIGYFFVLQPKVVDGTPCSPDSTSVCVQGQCVKAGCDRIIDSKKKFDKCGICGGNGSTCKKISGSVTSAKPGYHDIVTIPTGATNIEVKQRNQRGSRNNGSFLAIKAADGTYILNGDFTLSTLEQDITYKGVVLRYSGSSAALERIRSFSPLKEPLTIQVLTVGNALRPKIKYTYFVKKKKESFNAIPTFSEWVIEEWGECSKSCGTGWQRRLVECRDIHGQPAAECAKEVKPDSTRPCAEVPCPRWQLGDWSPCSKTCGKGYKKRTLKCLSHDGGVLSHESCDPLKKPKHYIDFCTVAECS